In a genomic window of Paramicrobacterium chengjingii:
- a CDS encoding MFS transporter: MTEPNSWDGHRRGTPGYRRLLLGLFLAGIATFAQLYAPQAVLPLIAQDLDITEATSALIVSAATLGLALGVLPWSLVADRVGRVRAMIVALCGATAVGFAVPFAPSLELMLAGRFVEGLLIGGVPAVSLAYLTEEITRQHAARAAGTYIAGTTIGGLSGRIIAGPVADQTTWQMAVIVVAALCALCALGFAVLAPAPRGFVPLRMRQQSGPPVIERIRSAAASPKLLALYAQAFLLMGGFVAVYNFLAFRLMGEPFFLAPAIVSFIFLAYLAGTWSSSRAGALAVRFGRLPVLVCGTFVMIIGVIATLSDVLAIVLIGLVVMTAGFFSAHAIASGWTGAVATVGRAQASSLYNLAYYGGSSVFGWLGGVFLAGGGWAGTALMVVALALCAAAIAVTVLRTR, from the coding sequence ATGACGGAACCGAATAGCTGGGACGGGCACCGGCGGGGGACGCCTGGGTACCGGCGACTGCTCCTCGGGCTGTTTCTCGCCGGCATCGCGACATTTGCCCAACTCTATGCGCCCCAGGCTGTGCTGCCACTCATCGCACAGGATCTCGATATCACTGAGGCGACATCGGCTCTCATCGTCTCGGCGGCAACCCTTGGCCTTGCACTCGGCGTGCTTCCGTGGTCCCTTGTCGCCGACCGTGTGGGACGGGTCCGGGCGATGATCGTTGCCCTTTGTGGTGCCACAGCCGTCGGCTTCGCGGTTCCTTTCGCGCCGTCACTTGAGCTGATGCTCGCTGGACGGTTTGTCGAGGGCCTGCTGATCGGTGGAGTCCCTGCCGTATCCCTTGCGTACCTGACAGAGGAGATCACGAGGCAGCACGCAGCCCGAGCTGCAGGCACGTACATTGCGGGAACCACGATCGGCGGGCTGAGCGGACGAATTATCGCGGGGCCCGTCGCCGATCAGACGACGTGGCAGATGGCTGTGATCGTCGTTGCCGCGCTGTGCGCACTCTGTGCTCTGGGCTTTGCCGTGCTCGCCCCCGCACCACGTGGTTTTGTTCCCCTGCGAATGCGTCAGCAGAGCGGACCACCGGTGATCGAGCGGATTCGTTCGGCCGCGGCATCTCCGAAGCTTCTTGCGCTCTACGCACAGGCGTTTCTGCTCATGGGTGGCTTCGTTGCCGTCTACAACTTTCTTGCCTTTCGGCTCATGGGCGAGCCGTTCTTCCTCGCACCAGCGATCGTGAGCTTCATATTTCTTGCCTATCTTGCCGGCACATGGTCATCATCCAGGGCAGGAGCGCTCGCTGTGCGGTTCGGGCGGCTGCCCGTACTCGTGTGCGGCACGTTCGTCATGATCATCGGCGTAATCGCCACGCTCAGTGATGTGCTTGCCATTGTGCTCATCGGCCTCGTGGTCATGACGGCAGGGTTCTTCTCGGCACACGCAATTGCCTCCGGATGGACAGGAGCGGTTGCGACGGTGGGGCGAGCTCAGGCATCGTCGCTGTATAACCTTGCGTATTACGGTGGGTCGAGCGTGTTCGGCTGGCTCGGAGGAGTCTTTCTTGCCGGCGGGGGATGGGCCGGTACCGCGCTTATGGTCGTCGCTCTTGCGCTGTGCGCCGCAGCGATCGCCGTGACAGTGCTGCGCACGCGCTAG
- a CDS encoding penicillin acylase family protein translates to MAHSLSRSIGRVLLWILVALLVIGLIGAGLAFWTVQRSFPTTEGTIEVPGVENEVTVTRDAQGIPQITAATPHDLFLAQGYVQAQDRFWEMDFRRHVTSGRLSEMFGESQVGTDTFIRTLGWRAVAEQEVEALDDTSRAYYEAYADGVNAYLDSHSGADASLEYAVLGFQNSDYSPEPWTPADSIAWLKAMAWDLRSNLEQEIDRSILSTTLSSNQISKLFPTYPYDTNPTIVTEPSVQSVAPHTKQNPDAAADPAALDSVAPQLEQLSELLHGMPTLLGEAGSDIGSNSWVVSGKHTATGEPLLANDPHLGPAMPSVWYQMGLHCSTVSEECPFDVAGFTFSGLPGVVIGHNQQIAWGFTNLGPDVADLYIEKVDTQEATYRLDGKDLPLDVRTETISVAGGDDVEVTIRSTKRGPIVSGLTGDYTTIANDAADHVDPAEGESLAVSLQWTALTPGNTPRAIFAMNSATDWDSFRGAAKLFDVPSQNLIYADTEGNIGYQAPGLVPVRKAGNGTKPLPGWTSDNGWSGFLDFDQLPSEYNPASGYIVTANNAAVGPEYPAFITTDWDAGYRAERITERLTDLIDDGTLITSEDMSAIQADNHNAIAEILVPYLLDATPSEHTLEARALLEDWDYSDDVDSAASAYFNIVWKNLLAEVFAPKLPESQAPQGSARWFQVVSNLLPLSQSAWWGDDDVTTRDEALARAMDSAWDEAVELMGDDPHAWEWGDLHTLTVRNASLGESGIGVIEKIFNRGPYSVGGGSSIVNANGWDATQGYEVNWVPSMRQVIDLSDFDSSTWINLTGASGHAFHPNYVDQTTLWAEHKTLRWAFTADARADAAEHTLVLTPAR, encoded by the coding sequence GTGGCTCATTCTCTGTCCCGCAGCATCGGCCGGGTGCTCCTGTGGATTCTTGTTGCTCTGCTCGTCATCGGACTGATCGGTGCCGGGCTGGCGTTCTGGACCGTTCAGCGTTCTTTCCCGACGACAGAGGGAACAATCGAAGTCCCGGGCGTCGAAAACGAGGTCACGGTCACACGCGATGCACAGGGCATTCCGCAGATCACGGCAGCGACTCCGCATGATCTCTTTCTCGCGCAGGGGTACGTGCAGGCTCAAGATCGCTTCTGGGAGATGGACTTCCGTCGCCACGTGACTTCGGGCAGGCTGAGCGAGATGTTCGGCGAGAGCCAAGTGGGAACCGATACGTTCATTCGAACTCTTGGATGGCGCGCGGTAGCCGAGCAGGAGGTGGAGGCGCTTGACGACACGTCTCGGGCGTATTACGAGGCATACGCTGACGGAGTAAACGCCTATCTCGATTCGCACTCGGGAGCCGACGCCTCGCTTGAGTACGCTGTTCTGGGGTTTCAGAACTCTGACTACTCGCCAGAACCATGGACGCCAGCGGACAGCATCGCCTGGCTGAAGGCGATGGCGTGGGATCTTCGCTCGAACCTCGAGCAAGAAATCGATAGGTCGATCCTCAGCACGACGCTGAGCTCGAATCAGATCTCCAAACTCTTCCCGACGTACCCGTACGACACAAATCCGACGATCGTCACGGAGCCGAGCGTGCAAAGCGTCGCGCCGCACACCAAGCAGAATCCGGATGCCGCAGCGGACCCCGCGGCACTCGACTCCGTTGCACCGCAACTCGAACAGCTCTCCGAGCTGCTGCACGGCATGCCAACGCTTCTCGGCGAAGCCGGAAGCGACATCGGCTCAAACTCGTGGGTGGTCTCTGGCAAGCACACAGCAACAGGTGAACCGCTCCTCGCCAACGACCCGCACCTGGGACCCGCTATGCCGTCTGTCTGGTACCAGATGGGTCTGCACTGCTCGACGGTATCTGAGGAGTGCCCCTTCGACGTGGCCGGCTTCACATTCTCCGGGCTTCCCGGCGTCGTCATCGGGCACAACCAGCAGATCGCCTGGGGGTTCACCAACCTCGGCCCCGATGTTGCCGATCTCTACATCGAAAAGGTCGATACGCAAGAAGCAACCTATCGCCTCGATGGCAAAGATCTACCGCTCGATGTCCGCACGGAGACGATCTCTGTTGCGGGTGGGGACGATGTTGAGGTCACCATCCGCTCAACGAAACGCGGCCCGATCGTGAGCGGTCTCACAGGCGACTACACGACAATCGCCAACGATGCTGCAGACCACGTCGATCCTGCCGAGGGCGAGAGTCTCGCCGTTTCGCTGCAGTGGACGGCGCTCACACCGGGAAACACTCCGCGAGCCATCTTCGCGATGAACTCAGCGACCGACTGGGATTCCTTCCGCGGAGCGGCCAAGCTCTTCGACGTGCCCAGTCAGAACCTCATCTATGCCGACACCGAGGGCAACATCGGCTATCAGGCGCCGGGCCTCGTTCCCGTGCGCAAAGCGGGGAATGGCACGAAGCCTCTGCCCGGCTGGACGAGTGACAACGGGTGGAGCGGCTTCCTCGACTTCGATCAGTTGCCGAGCGAATACAATCCGGCGAGCGGCTACATCGTCACCGCGAACAATGCCGCAGTCGGTCCCGAATATCCGGCGTTCATCACGACAGATTGGGATGCTGGATACCGCGCAGAGCGCATCACTGAGCGTCTCACGGATCTCATCGACGACGGCACGTTGATTACCTCGGAAGACATGTCTGCCATTCAGGCCGACAACCACAATGCAATCGCCGAGATTCTCGTTCCGTATCTACTCGACGCAACACCGAGCGAGCATACGCTGGAGGCGAGAGCCTTGCTCGAAGACTGGGACTATTCAGATGACGTCGACAGCGCAGCATCCGCCTATTTCAATATTGTGTGGAAGAACCTGCTTGCCGAGGTCTTCGCGCCAAAGCTGCCAGAATCTCAGGCCCCGCAGGGAAGCGCACGCTGGTTCCAGGTTGTCTCGAATCTGCTTCCTCTCAGCCAATCCGCCTGGTGGGGTGATGACGACGTCACCACGCGTGACGAGGCTCTCGCACGGGCCATGGACTCCGCCTGGGACGAAGCAGTCGAGCTCATGGGCGATGACCCTCACGCATGGGAGTGGGGCGATTTGCACACGCTCACGGTGCGCAATGCGAGCCTCGGCGAGTCGGGAATCGGTGTGATCGAGAAAATCTTCAACCGTGGGCCGTACTCTGTGGGCGGCGGATCAAGCATTGTCAACGCGAACGGCTGGGACGCGACACAGGGGTATGAGGTCAACTGGGTGCCGTCGATGCGACAGGTAATCGATTTGTCCGACTTCGATTCGTCGACGTGGATCAACCTCACGGGCGCTTCGGGGCATGCGTTCCACCCCAATTACGTCGATCAGACAACACTCTGGGCTGAGCACAAGACGCTCCGATGGGCGTTCACGGCAGACGCCAGGGCGGATGCTGCGGAGCACACGCTTGTGCTCACGCCCGCACGCTGA
- the dapE gene encoding succinyl-diaminopimelate desuccinylase has product MPQPVLDLSATSIDITRALCDIPSESGDEKQIADAVEAAVRQVKHLDVIRDGDTIIARTNLGRAQRVVIAGHLDTVPIKGNVPSCFETIDGREYLWGRGTVDMKAGVAVQLKLAAELSNPIVDLTWIWYDHEEVAADLNSLGRIATTRPELLDGDFAILGEPTAAQVEGGCNGSLRVELRAFGTRAHSGRSWVGENAIHKLAPALAALADYRAATVDVDGLAYREGLNAVGITGGIAGNVIPDEGMIHVNYRFAPDKTVDQALEHLRTIFPDYEITVVDRAESARPGLDAPLAQQFLAAVGAEAKPKYGWTDVARFSALGVPAVNYGPGDALKAHADDERCATAEITQCERGLRRWLLGQ; this is encoded by the coding sequence ATGCCCCAACCGGTTCTTGATCTCTCTGCGACGTCCATCGACATCACGCGAGCACTCTGCGATATTCCCTCGGAGTCGGGCGATGAGAAGCAGATAGCGGATGCTGTCGAAGCCGCAGTTCGCCAGGTGAAACACCTTGACGTGATTCGCGATGGCGACACAATCATCGCCCGCACGAATCTTGGGCGTGCGCAGCGCGTTGTGATCGCTGGGCACCTTGACACGGTTCCGATTAAGGGCAACGTGCCATCGTGCTTCGAGACGATTGACGGTCGAGAGTACCTGTGGGGTCGTGGCACCGTCGATATGAAGGCGGGCGTCGCGGTGCAGCTGAAACTCGCCGCGGAGCTGTCGAACCCCATCGTCGATCTGACCTGGATCTGGTACGACCACGAAGAGGTGGCCGCAGACCTGAACAGTCTCGGCAGAATTGCGACGACGCGCCCTGAGCTTCTCGACGGTGACTTTGCGATTCTGGGTGAGCCGACGGCCGCTCAGGTCGAGGGCGGATGCAACGGGAGTCTCCGTGTCGAGCTGCGGGCATTCGGGACGCGCGCGCATTCCGGTCGTTCGTGGGTGGGAGAGAACGCCATTCACAAACTTGCTCCGGCGCTCGCGGCACTTGCCGACTATCGTGCCGCGACCGTCGATGTCGACGGCCTTGCCTACAGGGAGGGCCTCAACGCGGTCGGCATCACCGGAGGCATTGCTGGAAATGTGATTCCTGATGAAGGCATGATCCACGTCAATTACCGATTCGCACCGGACAAGACGGTTGACCAGGCGCTCGAGCACCTGCGCACGATATTTCCTGACTACGAGATCACCGTGGTTGACCGTGCCGAATCGGCGCGCCCCGGCCTAGATGCGCCGCTCGCGCAGCAGTTTCTTGCGGCTGTCGGAGCGGAAGCGAAGCCGAAGTATGGGTGGACCGACGTCGCCCGGTTCTCCGCTCTCGGCGTTCCGGCCGTCAACTATGGACCCGGAGATGCGCTGAAGGCGCACGCGGATGACGAACGATGTGCGACAGCAGAGATCACGCAGTGCGAGCGCGGCTTGAGACGCTGGCTCCTCGGTCAGTGA
- a CDS encoding Mrp/NBP35 family ATP-binding protein: MTHSTPDDLAGAVRRALEGVIDPEIRKPITELDMVRSVEVEEPGTVAIAIALTIVGCPAATAIENDVRRAAEEVPGVESVTIKVGVMTPAERTALIERLRGARREMPFTSQSMTRVITITSGKGGVGKSTITANLAVSLANRGLSVGLVDADVHGFSIPGLLGLVPGAVDDDGEPLIVTPTRVGDMILPPIAHGVKVISIGMFVDDTQTAVAWRGPMLHRTLNQFLTDVYFGDLDVLLLDLPPGTGDIAISVGQLLPHAEVVVVTTPQPAAADVAERSGRVARQTGQTVVGVIENMAGLAQPDGSVLDLFGSGGGDEVARRLSQDGASVPVLASVPLSVELRDGGDHGRPIVIEESDDPAREAIEQAADALLRKGRDLAGRKLDLSPR; encoded by the coding sequence ATGACACACTCGACTCCTGACGATCTCGCAGGCGCCGTTCGGCGTGCCCTCGAGGGCGTCATCGATCCGGAGATCCGCAAGCCCATCACCGAACTCGACATGGTGCGATCCGTCGAGGTCGAGGAGCCTGGCACTGTCGCGATCGCCATTGCGCTCACCATCGTGGGCTGCCCGGCCGCCACCGCAATCGAGAACGACGTGCGACGAGCCGCCGAAGAAGTTCCGGGTGTCGAGAGCGTCACCATCAAGGTCGGCGTGATGACACCGGCCGAGCGCACTGCGCTCATCGAGAGACTGCGCGGTGCACGGCGCGAAATGCCGTTCACATCGCAATCGATGACGCGCGTCATCACAATCACCAGCGGCAAAGGCGGGGTCGGAAAATCGACAATTACCGCGAACCTCGCTGTTTCGCTGGCGAATCGCGGTTTGTCTGTCGGCCTTGTCGACGCCGACGTTCACGGATTCTCCATTCCCGGTCTTCTCGGCCTCGTACCCGGTGCCGTCGATGACGACGGAGAGCCGCTGATCGTAACGCCGACACGCGTAGGCGACATGATTCTCCCTCCCATTGCGCACGGCGTGAAGGTCATTTCGATCGGCATGTTCGTCGACGACACGCAGACCGCCGTCGCCTGGCGCGGCCCGATGCTGCACCGCACGCTCAACCAGTTCCTCACAGACGTCTACTTCGGTGACCTCGACGTGTTGCTGCTCGACCTCCCTCCGGGAACGGGCGACATCGCGATCTCGGTCGGACAACTGCTCCCTCACGCAGAGGTTGTCGTCGTCACAACTCCGCAGCCCGCGGCCGCCGACGTGGCCGAGCGCTCGGGCCGCGTCGCCAGGCAGACCGGCCAGACCGTTGTCGGCGTCATCGAGAACATGGCTGGACTCGCACAGCCTGACGGCAGCGTGCTCGACCTCTTCGGCTCCGGGGGCGGCGACGAGGTCGCTCGCCGTCTCTCCCAGGACGGCGCGTCGGTACCCGTACTGGCATCAGTCCCTCTGAGTGTCGAGCTACGCGATGGCGGCGATCACGGGCGCCCCATCGTCATCGAGGAATCGGATGATCCCGCGCGTGAGGCCATCGAGCAGGCCGCCGACGCTCTCCTGCGCAAGGGCAGGGATCTTGCTGGCCGCAAGCTCGATCTCTCTCCCCGGTGA
- the dapD gene encoding 2,3,4,5-tetrahydropyridine-2,6-dicarboxylate N-succinyltransferase translates to MTSASHETVTTAWGYGLATVAADGTVLDTWFPSPQLGSIPTDREKWIAPAEIEQLAVPDPRRAVTVDIVTVDVDLAQPVQSTPDAYLRLHLLSHLLVQPNTISLDGIFGHLPIVVWTNAGPVLPSDFERIRPALLRQGIHAVSLDKFPRLTDYVVPERVRIGDASRVRLGAHLAPGTTVMHEGFVNYNAGTLGSSMVEGRISQGVVVGDGSDIGGGASVMGTLSGGGSQRITIGERALLGANSGIGISIGDDTVVEAGLYVTAGTKVVVIDPVSSETRSVKAVELSGVAGLLFRRNSVSGAVEVLPRSGSGVTLNEALHV, encoded by the coding sequence ATGACCAGCGCTTCTCACGAAACTGTTACCACCGCGTGGGGCTACGGCCTCGCTACCGTCGCCGCAGATGGGACGGTCCTCGACACCTGGTTTCCCTCCCCTCAGCTGGGCTCGATCCCCACGGATCGTGAGAAGTGGATTGCACCGGCTGAGATCGAGCAGCTCGCGGTACCCGACCCGCGCCGTGCCGTCACCGTTGACATCGTGACGGTCGACGTTGACCTGGCCCAGCCGGTGCAGAGCACACCTGATGCGTATCTGCGGCTTCACCTTCTTTCGCACCTGCTGGTGCAGCCCAACACGATCTCCCTCGACGGCATCTTCGGGCACCTGCCCATTGTGGTGTGGACCAACGCCGGGCCGGTGCTGCCGAGCGACTTCGAGCGAATTCGACCCGCATTGCTGAGGCAGGGAATCCACGCAGTGAGCCTCGACAAGTTCCCGCGTCTGACCGATTACGTCGTGCCCGAGCGCGTGCGCATCGGCGACGCCTCACGCGTGCGACTCGGTGCCCACCTCGCACCGGGAACCACGGTGATGCACGAAGGGTTCGTCAATTACAACGCCGGAACGCTCGGATCCTCCATGGTCGAGGGTCGCATCTCGCAAGGCGTCGTCGTCGGCGATGGCAGCGACATCGGAGGCGGCGCGTCGGTGATGGGCACGTTGTCAGGCGGCGGCTCTCAGCGCATCACGATCGGCGAGCGCGCGCTTCTCGGTGCCAACTCCGGCATTGGAATCTCCATTGGCGACGACACAGTTGTCGAGGCGGGACTCTACGTCACCGCCGGTACCAAAGTCGTGGTCATCGACCCGGTGTCGAGCGAGACACGCTCCGTCAAGGCCGTGGAGTTGAGCGGAGTAGCTGGCCTGCTGTTCCGCCGCAATTCCGTATCCGGGGCCGTCGAGGTTCTGCCCCGCTCGGGCTCGGGCGTCACTCTCAACGAAGCACTGCACGTCTGA
- a CDS encoding DUF3117 domain-containing protein, translating to MAAMKPRTGDGPMEAVKEGRLIIVRVPLEGGGRLVVSVNDDEAKELHDALAGVVAG from the coding sequence ATGGCAGCAATGAAGCCGAGGACCGGAGATGGGCCTATGGAGGCCGTAAAGGAAGGTCGGCTGATCATTGTCCGTGTGCCGTTGGAAGGGGGCGGACGACTCGTCGTTTCAGTGAACGACGATGAAGCCAAAGAGCTCCACGACGCGCTTGCTGGCGTCGTCGCCGGCTAG
- a CDS encoding class I SAM-dependent methyltransferase — translation MAGTNTPLVRWQELDAIRCGAIATASGIVLEVGAGTGDNLEYFAEGITWIGLEPHAASRAALQRAARARGHRTAVLDARSERIPLADACVDCVVATFVMCSVDDIAVSLAEFHRVLQVDGSCSSTIWRRKKDRARVLCRTSSRRSRESSIRDAAITARSPPRSQRRGSQASWVTGIEWLCFPA, via the coding sequence ATGGCAGGGACCAACACTCCTCTCGTGCGCTGGCAGGAGCTCGACGCTATTCGATGTGGAGCCATCGCTACAGCATCCGGCATAGTTCTCGAGGTTGGTGCGGGAACGGGCGACAATCTCGAGTACTTCGCGGAAGGGATTACCTGGATTGGACTGGAACCGCACGCGGCGTCGCGTGCCGCCTTGCAGCGAGCTGCCCGGGCGCGCGGCCACCGCACAGCAGTGCTCGACGCGCGCAGCGAACGCATTCCACTCGCAGACGCCTGTGTCGACTGCGTCGTCGCGACATTCGTGATGTGCTCGGTCGACGACATCGCCGTTTCGCTCGCGGAATTCCATCGGGTGCTCCAGGTGGACGGCTCGTGCTCGTCGACCATCTGGCGGCGGAAAAAGGATCGGGCACGCGTGCTCTGCAGAACCTCATCTCGCCGATCACGAGAATCGTCGATAAGGGATGCCGCTATAACCGCGAGATCACCGCCGCGATCTCAGAGGCGGGGTTCTCAAGCGTCGTGGGTGACTGGTATCGAATGGCTGTGTTTCCCGGCGTAG
- a CDS encoding magnesium transporter MgtE N-terminal domain-containing protein, with product MSTTRVFVARLAGCTVFDPAGDRVGKVRDVLVVNRTNDPPRVVGLIVEIPGKRRVFVPIGRVTSIGPGQVITTGLINLRRFEQRGGEVRVIAEILGRKVDFTDGSGEATIEDVAIDEKRQGAWSVSQYFVRRPKTSGSLFAKGPTAFATWREVREKISTEAQSAEHLVASLSDLKPADLANTILELPPERILEVASELPDGRLADALEEMPVDDQVSLLAQIDDERAASVLDQMQPDDAADLVAQLPDDRQEQLLGLMEPEEAEDVRMLLEYEPDTAGGLMTTEPVILSADSTVAEGLALIRKADLPPALGAAVCITLPPYEPPTGKLLGMVHYQRMLRHPPHERLGAILDQSLEPLSAQASAAEVTRILASYDLVSVPVVDDADRLVGVVTVDDILDYLLPDDWRSQDEDEPVRPESVRRSSNG from the coding sequence GTGAGTACCACGAGAGTCTTCGTCGCCCGCCTCGCGGGCTGCACTGTGTTCGACCCGGCGGGTGACCGGGTCGGCAAGGTTCGCGATGTGCTCGTTGTCAATCGCACGAATGACCCGCCACGCGTCGTGGGGCTGATCGTCGAGATTCCGGGAAAACGCCGTGTCTTCGTGCCGATCGGCAGGGTTACCTCGATCGGTCCGGGCCAAGTGATCACGACGGGTCTCATCAACCTTCGCCGATTTGAGCAGCGCGGAGGCGAGGTGCGAGTGATCGCCGAGATTCTCGGCCGCAAGGTGGACTTCACCGACGGCTCGGGCGAGGCGACGATCGAAGACGTCGCCATCGACGAAAAGCGGCAGGGCGCATGGAGCGTGAGCCAGTACTTCGTACGTCGTCCGAAGACATCCGGTTCTCTCTTCGCCAAGGGCCCCACGGCCTTTGCTACCTGGCGTGAAGTGCGAGAAAAGATTTCCACAGAGGCGCAATCAGCAGAGCACCTCGTTGCGAGCCTCAGCGATCTGAAACCAGCCGACCTGGCGAACACCATCCTCGAGCTGCCGCCAGAGCGCATACTCGAGGTGGCATCGGAACTGCCAGACGGTCGTCTCGCGGACGCCCTCGAGGAGATGCCTGTCGACGACCAGGTGTCGCTGCTTGCCCAGATCGACGACGAGCGAGCGGCATCCGTACTGGATCAGATGCAACCCGACGACGCTGCTGACCTCGTGGCACAGCTGCCAGACGATCGCCAGGAGCAGTTGCTCGGACTGATGGAACCCGAAGAGGCCGAAGACGTGCGCATGCTGCTCGAGTACGAGCCAGACACGGCAGGCGGGCTCATGACGACGGAGCCCGTAATTCTCTCCGCCGATTCGACGGTTGCCGAGGGGCTTGCGCTCATTCGCAAAGCCGACCTGCCCCCCGCGCTCGGCGCTGCCGTGTGCATCACGTTGCCCCCATACGAACCACCGACGGGGAAGCTCCTCGGCATGGTGCACTATCAGCGGATGCTGCGACATCCACCGCACGAACGGCTTGGCGCTATTCTCGACCAAAGCCTCGAGCCGCTGAGCGCACAGGCATCGGCCGCTGAAGTAACGCGCATTCTTGCCAGTTACGATCTCGTGTCTGTTCCCGTCGTCGACGATGCAGACAGACTCGTCGGGGTGGTGACCGTTGACGACATCCTCGACTATCTTCTGCCCGATGATTGGCGCAGCCAAGACGAAGACGAACCCGTGAGGCCCGAGAGCGTGAGGAGGTCATCGAATGGCTAG
- a CDS encoding DUF1003 domain-containing protein: MARSPKDDKRLDAPRGVRTPLFARKGEDRDRFGRFTEWVARAMGTPTFLLALTVFCLAWMAWNTWGPERGRFDSVALGFTALTLVLSLQASYAAPLILLAQNRQDDRDRVQIEQDRQRSERNLADTEYLAREVVALRLAMRDMASKDFIRQELRALLDELDEKMEAPDTDDTLDS; encoded by the coding sequence ATGGCTAGATCTCCCAAGGACGACAAACGACTCGATGCTCCGCGCGGCGTGCGAACACCCCTGTTTGCTCGCAAGGGCGAAGACCGTGACCGCTTCGGGCGCTTCACCGAATGGGTGGCGCGGGCGATGGGGACTCCGACATTCCTGCTCGCACTCACCGTCTTCTGCCTCGCATGGATGGCCTGGAATACGTGGGGACCTGAGCGCGGCCGGTTTGACTCGGTAGCACTGGGGTTCACAGCGCTGACGCTGGTGTTGTCGCTTCAGGCATCCTATGCCGCGCCGCTCATTCTTCTGGCGCAAAACCGCCAAGACGATCGCGACCGCGTGCAGATCGAGCAAGACCGTCAGCGTTCGGAGCGCAACCTCGCAGATACCGAGTATCTCGCGCGCGAAGTTGTCGCCCTGAGGCTCGCCATGCGCGACATGGCGTCGAAGGACTTCATCAGACAGGAACTTCGAGCGTTGCTTGACGAGCTGGACGAGAAAATGGAGGCACCGGATACCGATGACACACTCGACTCCTGA
- a CDS encoding O-methyltransferase, whose product MSTQESNWKYTDDIVDESEAIRSARAQSLELGVAPVSPGTGAQLALIAAASSARNIMEIGTGCGVSGLWMLSAQPRSVLTTIDSESEHLGAARTAFIDAGIGSARTRLITGKTRDVLPRMNEDSYDLVLVDADPADVIENVEHALRLVRLGGTVMVPRALHKGKVSDPAQRDDVTAAFRSIIEEIATSDAVVSAISPVGDGLLQVTKLG is encoded by the coding sequence GTGTCTACACAAGAGTCGAATTGGAAGTACACCGACGACATCGTCGACGAATCGGAAGCCATTCGCTCGGCGCGTGCGCAATCACTTGAGCTGGGCGTTGCCCCCGTTTCGCCAGGAACCGGAGCTCAACTCGCGCTGATCGCGGCAGCGAGTTCGGCACGCAACATCATGGAGATCGGCACGGGCTGTGGAGTTTCGGGACTTTGGATGCTGTCGGCGCAGCCGCGCAGCGTGCTCACAACGATCGACTCCGAATCCGAGCATCTCGGCGCTGCACGGACCGCGTTCATCGACGCTGGCATCGGCTCTGCACGTACGAGACTCATTACGGGCAAAACCCGTGATGTGCTCCCCCGAATGAACGAAGATTCCTATGACCTCGTGCTCGTTGACGCCGACCCCGCCGACGTCATCGAGAATGTCGAGCATGCTCTGCGACTCGTCAGGCTGGGCGGAACCGTTATGGTTCCACGTGCACTGCACAAAGGAAAGGTGTCCGATCCAGCTCAACGCGATGACGTGACCGCGGCCTTTCGCTCGATCATCGAGGAAATCGCGACATCCGACGCCGTCGTCAGTGCCATCAGCCCTGTCGGCGACGGTCTGCTCCAGGTAACGAAGCTGGGCTGA
- a CDS encoding Sec-independent protein translocase TatB: MFGLTADKIIIIAVIAVFLLGPERVPMYAAKLAQLVKNVRNMAKDAKSRMRDEMGEDFDDVDWQKLDPRQYDPRRIIREALLDDEEPQKSVIAPAAKEPKPESRQQQLESGREVMAPPFDAEAT; this comes from the coding sequence GTGTTCGGTTTGACGGCAGACAAGATCATCATCATCGCTGTCATTGCCGTGTTCCTGCTCGGACCTGAGCGCGTGCCGATGTATGCGGCGAAACTCGCCCAACTCGTGAAGAACGTGCGCAATATGGCAAAAGACGCGAAGTCGCGCATGCGCGATGAAATGGGCGAAGACTTTGACGACGTCGACTGGCAGAAACTCGATCCACGCCAGTACGACCCCCGTCGCATCATCCGTGAGGCGCTCCTCGATGATGAAGAGCCTCAGAAATCGGTTATCGCACCGGCTGCGAAAGAACCGAAGCCGGAGTCTCGCCAGCAGCAGCTCGAGTCCGGCAGAGAGGTGATGGCGCCACCCTTTGACGCGGAGGCGACCTGA